Proteins encoded together in one Neisseria lactamica window:
- the nusA gene encoding transcription termination factor NusA, producing MSREMLQLAEALASEKNVDAEVVFQALEFALSTAAKKKAGREHMDVRVQIDRDTGEYQTFRRWLIVADEDYTYPDVEKTIEEIQEEIPGTAIQIGEYYEEQLPNEGFGRQAAQTAKQIILQRIRDAEREQNLNEFLATREDIVAGTVKRVERHGIIVEVVAGKLDALIPRDQSIPRENFRSGDRIRALFQRVEEIGNTGRKQVILSRTSADFLAKLYANEVPEISDGLLEIRSVARDPGQRAKVAVKANDQRIDPQGTCIGVRGSRVNAVSNELSGERIDVVLWSPEPAQFVMSALSPAEVSRIVIDEDKHAVDVIVAEDQLALAIGRGGQNVRLASDLTGWQLNIMTSAEADERNAAEDAAIRRLFMDHLNVDEETADVLVQEGFATLEEVAYVPAAELLAIEGFDEEIVDMLRNRARDAILTMAIAAEEKLGEVSDDMRNLEGVDADMLRNLAEAGITTRDDLAELSVDELIEITGIDEETAKAVILTAREHWFTEDK from the coding sequence ATGAGCCGTGAAATGTTGCAACTGGCAGAAGCGCTGGCAAGCGAAAAAAACGTTGATGCCGAAGTCGTCTTCCAAGCCTTGGAATTCGCACTCTCTACCGCCGCCAAGAAAAAGGCGGGGCGCGAACATATGGACGTGCGCGTACAAATCGACCGCGACACCGGGGAATACCAAACCTTCCGCCGCTGGCTGATTGTCGCCGACGAAGACTATACCTATCCCGATGTCGAAAAAACCATCGAGGAAATCCAAGAAGAAATCCCCGGCACCGCCATCCAAATCGGCGAATACTACGAAGAGCAGCTGCCCAACGAAGGTTTCGGCCGACAAGCCGCGCAAACCGCCAAACAAATCATCCTGCAACGCATCCGCGATGCCGAACGCGAACAAAACCTGAACGAATTTCTCGCCACCCGGGAAGACATCGTTGCCGGCACGGTCAAACGTGTCGAACGCCACGGCATCATCGTCGAAGTCGTCGCCGGCAAACTGGATGCGCTGATTCCGCGCGACCAGTCCATCCCCCGCGAAAACTTCCGCAGCGGCGACCGCATCCGCGCCCTCTTCCAACGCGTCGAAGAAATCGGCAACACGGGGCGCAAACAAGTCATCCTGAGCCGCACCTCCGCCGACTTTTTGGCAAAACTCTACGCCAACGAAGTGCCTGAGATTTCAGACGGCCTTTTGGAAATCCGCTCCGTCGCCCGCGACCCGGGCCAACGCGCCAAAGTCGCCGTCAAAGCCAACGACCAACGCATCGATCCGCAAGGCACCTGTATCGGCGTGCGCGGTTCGCGCGTCAACGCGGTCAGCAACGAATTGTCCGGCGAACGCATCGATGTCGTCCTCTGGTCGCCCGAACCCGCGCAATTCGTGATGAGCGCGCTTTCCCCCGCAGAAGTCAGCCGCATCGTGATCGACGAAGACAAACACGCCGTCGATGTCATCGTTGCCGAAGACCAGCTCGCGCTCGCCATCGGGCGCGGCGGTCAAAACGTGCGCCTCGCCTCCGATTTGACCGGCTGGCAGCTCAACATCATGACTTCCGCCGAGGCGGACGAACGCAATGCGGCAGAAGATGCCGCCATCCGCCGCCTGTTTATGGATCACTTGAACGTGGACGAAGAAACCGCCGACGTATTGGTGCAAGAAGGCTTTGCAACCCTGGAAGAAGTCGCCTACGTCCCCGCCGCCGAACTGCTTGCCATTGAAGGATTTGACGAAGAAATCGTCGATATGCTCCGCAACCGTGCCCGCGATGCCATCCTGACGATGGCGATTGCTGCCGAAGAAAAACTGGGCGAAGTATCCGACGATATGCGCAACCTCGAAGGCGTGGATGCGGATATGCTCCGCAACCTTGCCGAAGCCGGCATAACCACACGCGACGACTTGGCGGAACTGTCCGTCGACGAGCTGATTGAAATTACCGGCATCGATGAAGAAACCGCCAAAGCCGTCATCCTGACCGCGCGCGAACACTGGTTTACCGAAGACAAATAA
- the infB gene encoding translation initiation factor IF-2: protein MNNTTVEQFAAELKRPVEDLLKQLKEAGVSKTGGGDSLTLDDKQLLNAYLTKKNGSNGGTISIRRTKTEVSTVDGVKVETRKRGRTVNIPSAEELAAQAKASQVQTSPVRTEKMTEDADKAESESAARAEARAKAEAEAAKLKAAKAGGKAKAAAQKPTEAKAETAPVAAETKPAEESKAEKAQADKMPSEKPAEPKEKAAKPKHERNGKGKDAKKPAKPAASAAPQPVVSAEEQAQRDEEARRAAALRAHQEALLKEKQERQARREAMKQQAEQQAKAAQEAKTGRQRPAKPAEKPQAAAPVVENKPVNPAKAKKEDRRNRDDEGQGRNAKGKGGKGGRDRNNARNGDDERVRSGKKGKKLKLEPNQHAFQAPTEPVVHEVLVPETITVADLAHKMAVKDVEVVKALMKMGMMVTINQSIDQDTALIVVEELGHIGKPAAADDPEAFLDEGAEAVEAEALPRPPVVTVMGHVDHGKTSLLDYIRRAKVVQGEAGGITQHIGAYHVKTPRGVITFLDTPGHEAFTAMRARGAKATDIVILVVAADDGVMPQTIEAIAHAKAAGVPIVVAVNKIDKDAANPERIRQELTQHEVIPDDWGGTVQFIDVSAKKGTNIDVLLEAVLLEAEVLELTAPVDTPAKGIIVEARLDKGRGAVATLLVQSGTLKKGDMLLAGTAFGKIRAMVDENGKSITEAGPSIPVEILGLSDVPNAGEDAMVLADEKKAREIALFRQGKYRDVRLAKQQAAKLENMFNNMGETQAQSLSVIIKADVQGSYEALAGSLKKLSTDEVKVNVLHSGVGGITESDVNLAIASGAFIIGFNVRADASSRKLAENENVEIRYYNIIYDAIDDVKAAMGGMLSPEEKEQVTGTVEIRQVISVSKVGNIAGCMVTDGVVKRDSHIRLIRNNVVIHTGELSSLKRYKDDVKEVRMGFECGLMIKGFNEIMEGDQLECFDIVEVARTL from the coding sequence ATGAATAACACAACCGTAGAACAATTTGCCGCCGAACTGAAACGCCCCGTCGAAGACCTGTTGAAACAATTAAAAGAAGCAGGTGTCAGCAAAACCGGCGGCGGCGATTCCCTGACGCTGGACGACAAACAGCTTCTAAACGCCTATCTGACCAAGAAAAACGGCAGCAACGGCGGTACCATCAGCATCCGCCGCACCAAAACCGAAGTCAGCACCGTTGACGGCGTAAAAGTCGAAACACGCAAACGCGGACGTACCGTCAACATTCCTTCTGCCGAAGAGCTGGCAGCGCAGGCAAAAGCCTCGCAAGTCCAAACATCTCCGGTCCGGACGGAAAAAATGACGGAAGATGCGGACAAAGCAGAAAGCGAATCTGCCGCACGCGCAGAAGCACGCGCCAAAGCGGAAGCCGAAGCGGCAAAACTGAAAGCGGCAAAAGCCGGCGGCAAAGCCAAGGCCGCCGCACAGAAACCCACCGAAGCAAAAGCCGAAACCGCACCCGTTGCGGCGGAAACCAAACCCGCCGAAGAAAGCAAAGCGGAAAAAGCCCAAGCCGACAAAATGCCGTCTGAAAAACCCGCCGAACCCAAAGAAAAAGCCGCCAAGCCGAAACACGAGCGAAACGGCAAAGGCAAAGATGCCAAAAAACCGGCGAAACCTGCCGCATCTGCCGCCCCGCAACCCGTGGTCAGCGCGGAAGAACAGGCGCAACGCGATGAAGAAGCACGCCGCGCCGCCGCACTTCGTGCCCACCAGGAAGCCCTGTTGAAAGAGAAACAGGAACGCCAGGCACGCCGCGAAGCCATGAAACAACAGGCAGAACAACAGGCAAAAGCCGCACAGGAAGCCAAAACCGGCAGACAGCGTCCCGCCAAACCTGCCGAGAAACCGCAGGCAGCCGCTCCGGTCGTCGAAAATAAACCTGTCAATCCGGCAAAAGCGAAAAAAGAAGACCGCCGCAACCGCGATGACGAAGGTCAAGGCCGCAACGCCAAAGGCAAAGGCGGAAAAGGCGGACGCGACCGCAACAATGCCCGCAACGGCGACGACGAGCGCGTACGCAGCGGCAAAAAAGGCAAAAAACTCAAACTCGAGCCGAACCAGCACGCCTTCCAAGCACCGACCGAACCCGTCGTTCATGAAGTTTTGGTTCCCGAAACCATTACCGTTGCCGATTTGGCGCACAAAATGGCGGTCAAAGATGTGGAAGTGGTCAAAGCCCTGATGAAGATGGGTATGATGGTAACCATCAACCAATCCATCGACCAAGACACCGCCCTGATTGTGGTGGAAGAACTCGGACACATCGGCAAACCCGCCGCAGCGGACGACCCGGAAGCCTTCTTGGACGAGGGCGCGGAAGCAGTGGAAGCCGAGGCATTGCCGCGTCCGCCGGTGGTTACCGTGATGGGCCACGTCGACCACGGTAAAACCTCGCTGCTGGACTACATCCGCCGCGCCAAAGTGGTACAGGGCGAAGCAGGCGGCATTACGCAGCACATCGGCGCGTACCACGTCAAAACGCCGCGCGGCGTGATTACTTTCTTGGATACCCCGGGCCACGAAGCCTTTACCGCTATGCGCGCACGCGGTGCGAAAGCAACCGACATCGTGATTCTCGTGGTTGCCGCCGACGACGGCGTGATGCCGCAAACCATCGAAGCGATTGCCCACGCCAAAGCGGCAGGCGTTCCGATTGTGGTTGCCGTCAACAAAATCGACAAAGATGCCGCCAACCCCGAACGTATCCGCCAAGAGCTGACCCAGCACGAAGTTATCCCCGACGATTGGGGCGGCACGGTGCAGTTTATCGACGTTTCCGCCAAAAAAGGGACGAACATCGACGTGCTGCTCGAAGCCGTATTGCTCGAAGCCGAAGTATTGGAACTGACCGCACCTGTCGATACACCTGCCAAAGGTATCATCGTTGAGGCGCGCTTAGACAAAGGGCGCGGCGCGGTTGCCACATTGCTGGTTCAAAGCGGCACGCTGAAAAAAGGCGATATGCTGCTGGCCGGTACGGCATTCGGCAAAATCCGCGCGATGGTCGATGAAAACGGCAAATCCATTACCGAAGCCGGGCCGTCCATCCCGGTCGAAATCCTCGGCTTGTCCGACGTTCCGAACGCGGGCGAAGACGCGATGGTGTTGGCGGACGAGAAAAAAGCGCGCGAAATCGCCCTCTTCCGCCAAGGCAAATACCGTGACGTGCGCCTTGCCAAACAGCAGGCGGCAAAGCTGGAAAATATGTTCAACAATATGGGCGAAACCCAGGCCCAATCTTTGTCGGTCATCATCAAGGCAGACGTGCAAGGTTCTTACGAGGCTTTGGCGGGCAGCCTGAAAAAACTGTCCACAGACGAAGTGAAAGTGAACGTGTTGCACAGCGGCGTGGGCGGCATTACCGAATCGGATGTCAACCTCGCCATCGCGTCCGGCGCGTTCATCATCGGCTTTAACGTGCGTGCGGACGCTTCTTCGCGCAAACTTGCCGAAAATGAAAACGTGGAAATCCGTTACTACAACATCATCTATGATGCCATCGACGACGTGAAGGCGGCGATGGGCGGTATGCTCTCTCCGGAAGAGAAAGAACAGGTTACCGGCACGGTCGAAATCCGTCAGGTCATCTCCGTTTCCAAAGTCGGCAACATTGCAGGCTGTATGGTTACCGACGGCGTGGTCAAACGCGATTCCCATATCCGCCTCATCCGCAACAACGTGGTCATCCATACCGGCGAGTTGTCGTCTTTGAAA